One window from the genome of Cricetulus griseus strain 17A/GY chromosome 2, alternate assembly CriGri-PICRH-1.0, whole genome shotgun sequence encodes:
- the LOC100753071 gene encoding zinc finger protein 728 isoform X2 translates to MVLWTPNFRVQTSNFASSPKLGARPAQRWAWISDMEDILSFWDVVIYFSAEEWECLGPAQWKLYRDVMLENYNNLVFLGLASCKPYLVTFLEQRHGPSHVKRQAAGAMQAGKKCYTCKECGKVFDLKSKFSKHQRIHLRVKPYKCEECEKAFRVPSLLREHKRIHTGEKPYKCEVCAKAFHGPSLLNKHKRIHSREKPFNCQVSGKAFHFSTVLSEYKKIYTVQKPYKCEACDKAFRFPSLLSEHKRIHTGEKPYKCEVCDKAFHAPSLLSVHKRIHTGEKPYKCEVCGKAFRVPSVLSKHKVIHTGEKPYKCELCGKAFRGPSLLSVHKKIHTGVKPYKCEVCDKAFHYPSILSKHKRIHTGEKPYKCEVCGNTFRFPSLLSVHKRIHTGEKPYRCEVCDKDFHCPSLLSKHKRIHTGDKPYKCEVCGKAFRAPSVLSVHRRIHTGETPYMCEVCGKAFRCPSLLSKHKRIHTGEKLYKCEVCGKAFHCPSLLSKHKRIHTGEKHHKCKECGLAFYCPSSLSEHKRIHTGEKPYNCEVCGEAFRTSRILSTHLITHSGEKPFKCEECGKAFSTKSYLCQHKLTHNVENPFKCKECGKVLNNMKNFKDHQRIHSGEKPYRCKECGKDFRSSTARSKHRIIHTGEKRYKCEKCGKSYYQSSGLKQHQRIHL, encoded by the exons ATGGTGCTGTGGACACCGAACTTCCGCGTCCAGACTTCAAACTTCGCTTCTTCTCCAAAGTTAGGCGCCCGTCCTGCTCAGCGCTGGGCTTGGATCTCTGACATGGAG gATATACTGTCATTCTGGGATGTGGTCATTTATTTCTCTGCAGAGGAGTGGGAATGCCTAGGTCCTGCTCAGTGGAAATTGTACAGGGATGTGATGTTGGAGAACTACAATAACCTTGTGTTCCTGG GTCTTGCTTCCTGTAAGCCATACCTGGTTACATTTCTGGAGCAAAGACATGGGCCTTCTCATGTGAAGAGACAAGCAGCAGGTGCCATGCAAGCAG GGAAAAAGTGCTATACATGCAAAGAATGTGGAAAAGTCTTTGATTTGAAATCAAAATTTAGTAAGCATCAGAGAATTCACTTAAGAGTGAAACCCTACAAGTGTGAAGAATGTGAGAAGGCCTTCCGTGTCCCATCATTACTAAGGGAACACAagagaattcatacaggagagaaaccataCAAGTGTGAAGTGTGTGCTAAGGCCTTCCATGGCCCATCATTACTTAATAAACACAAGAGAATTCATTCAAGGGAGAAACCCTTCAATTGTCAAGTAAGTGGTAAAGCCTTTCATTTTTCAACAGTACTTTCTGAATACAAGAAAATTTATACAGTACAGAAACCATACAAGTGTGAAGCATGTGACAAGGCCTTCCGTTTTCCTTCATTACTTTCTGAACACaagagaattcatactggagagaaaccttacaagtgtGAAGTGTGTGATAAGGCCTTCCATGCTCCATCATTGCTTTCTGTACATAAGAGAatccatacaggagagaaaccctataaatgtGAAGTGTGTGGCAAGGCCTTCCGTGTTCCATCAGTGCTTTCTAAACACAAAGtaattcacactggagaaaaaccctacaAGTGTGAACTATGTGGCAAGGCCTTCCGTGGTCCATCACTACTTTCAGTACACAAGAAAATTCACACAGGAGTGAAACCCTACAAGTGTGAAGTATGTGACAAGGCCTTCCATTATCCTTCAATACTTTCTAAACACAagagaattcatacaggagagaagCCATACAAATGTGAAGTGTGTGGAAACACCTTCCGTTTTCCATCATTACTTTCTGTACACaagagaattcatactggagagaaaccctacaggTGTGAAGTATGTGACAAGGATTTCCATTGTCCATCATTACTTTCCAAACACAAGAGAATTCACACAGGAGATAAACCCTACAAGTGTGAAGTATGTGGCAAGGCCTTCCGTGCTCCATCAGTACTTTCTGTGCACAGGAGAATTCATACAGGAGAAACACCCTACATGTGTGAAGTCTGTGGCAAAGCCTTCCGTTGCCCATCATTACTTTCCAAACACAAGAGAATTCATACAGGTGAAAAACTCTACAAATGTGAGGTATgtggtaaggccttccattgTCCATCATTGCTTTCTAAACACAagagaattcatacaggagagaaacacCACAAGTGTAAAGAATGTGGTCTGGCCTTCTATTGTCCATCATCActttctgaacacaaaagaattcaTACAGGTGAGAAACCCTACAATTGTGAAGTATGTGGTGAGGCTTTTAGGACTTCCCGGATTCTTTCCACTCACTTAATAACCcattctggagagaaacccttCAAGTGTGAGGAATGTGGAAAAGCCTTCTCTACAAAATCATACTTATGTCAGCACAAATTAACTCACAACGTGGAGAACCCTTTCAAATGTAAAGAGTGTGGTAAAGTGCTCAACAATATGAAAAACTTTAAGGATCATCAAAGAATTcattctggagagaaaccctacaggTGTAAAGAATGTGGCAAAGATTTTAGAAGTTCTACAGCACGTTCTAAACACCGGataattcatactggagagaaacgtTACAAGTGTGAAAAATGTGGTAAAAGCTATTACCAGTCTTCTGGTCTTAAGCAACATCAAAGAATTCATTTGTGA